In Salmo trutta chromosome 24, fSalTru1.1, whole genome shotgun sequence, the DNA window AGTGCTAAGTAGGAAACGACAAGTGTAAGTGTTAGTTTACAAAAGGCTATTATTACTTTTAAAAAGTTTTTGGGGCTTATTAGTTGTGGGACATGGGGTCTGTGTAATATAGATGATCTGACACTATGCTGCTGAGGCCAGCTGGTCTAACAGGCTATTTTCTTTCAGGGTTGGACTGGTCTGAAGACAGTGCAGAGGATGATGACGTGGAGGCCGAGAGAGTTCCACCATATCACAACGCCTGGAGACTACaggaaggacacacacaggacgtGTATGTTGCTTTCTCACATGCTCACAGTTAGGCTCTCATTGTAGTCAGACATGGATAGGCTATGACTGTTGTTTATTTTTTCCCATCACAGCTCTGATGAAGATGCTGGTAGCTCTCGGAGAACACGTCTGGCGCGGCTGTGCTCGTACCTCCAGGATAAATACAAGCACTTGTGCAGGCAGGAGAGGGCAACCATGCGCCAGAAGAGATACCGCTATGCCTTCCGCAAAGCCCTGCTGCATGCCGCCAGTAAAGACCCTGACTGTGCTGGCCAGTTGATCCAGGAGCTGCGCAAGGTCTCCCAGACCCCGTCAAGGTACCCACACTCAACACTGGACTCAAAACTCCCTAGGGCCTGGATAGTCTCCTTCAATATCATCTGTCAATGGATAATCTCCCAAAATTCGTGACGGAAGTTATAATTAGTGCCCAGGCCCTAGATACTCGAGTCTTTCCTGGTCAGGTGGGCACGTGATCAGGAGAGGCACCTGTTCCCAGTAATGATAGTTGTGTTCTGAAGAGCTAAGGGAGTTCTGAGGGAGTGTTGATATGCTAGTTGTGTTGTGAATAGCTGAGGAAGTGTTGATGTGGTTGTGTCCTGAGCGtgggtctgtctctctgctcagTGCGCTGGGGCAGCAGGAGACAGAGGCGGGAATCTGCACTGGAAGCACCAAGGGCCGGGCCTGCAGTAGCCAAGCTCTACCCTTCACCCGACACTGCTTCCAGCGTATCCTTTTCACCAACCCCTTACATCAGTTACATGGCACACTGGACTCTTAGGGCTAAACTGTAGTTTATTAGGGAATATGGCTTTTTAACTTGTCTTATTGCAACTTAGCGAATAGATTGAAATGATGGGTCCTGTTTTTGACACACGACTGTGTGTGCTATCTTTTCCATTGGAGTGTTTCCTTCACGGTTTCTCTGCAGACGTTCTGTTGAATCGCTCCCAGCAGCTCTTCTCCAGTTGCACAGCCAAATTTGCAGATGGACAACAATGCTCCATCCCTGTGTTTGACATCACGCATCAGACACCGCTCTGTGAGGAGCATGCCAAAAAGATGGTGAGTTCCCCTTCAGTCAGTAAATTGGAGCATTGCCATTGTAATACCTATGGCACAGTATCTGCTCTATATTACTATACTTGTGGACATGTGTTTTTCCTGTAGGACAATTTCCTGCGTGGGGATGGTAACAGAAGAGTGCAGCACCAGCAGCAGCGGAAGCCGCGGAAGAAGAGCAAACCGCCGGCGCTCACCAAGAAACacaaaaagaagaggaggagagggccatGGCGGCCCCAGAAGCCCATCCCGCCGGCTCTGCCCCAGGGGAACTTGGGAATGCCTTCCTCCTCCAGCCTGACCATGCCCACCCAGGCTGGCATCAGGTCTGTCCCACTCACTTaatctctcttgtcctctctcagCTCTAGTATTAACTAGGAATGTAAAGATACGCATCTGTCCccgattcaaatgtttaagataatGTACGACTGCCTCGGTCCACGGACACTAATCCATGGATCGGTCAGAAAATTGATTCAAATGTTACGAATCTCCGATTAATCTTTTTTTTGATGTTGCGTATATTACTTTCTTCTACGTAGTCTTTTGTGACAACTGACGCGTCCTCTCCTTCATTGTCGAACTAAGCATGTAACTGTTGACAGGcatatcagtagcctagtcaaactgcGCACTGTGCCAAGCTTTGCGCACTGTGCCAAGCTTTGCGCGCTGACCAGCTCTCATCTGGCTATACCTGCTGAACTGTGCatacaatatattttattttgattgttcAGGTTTACGATCAGCAATAGTTTTGCTTTAAAGTTACATTATGCataaatcgctctgccatttcctggttgctaaaattctaatagtttgcctaattgcAGTTTTTGACAAAACAAGTGTAGAGGATCGTTGTGCCATCTAAACccctgtgaaatatcttttcaataaccaaaaatattgtattttcagctgtttgaagcatgctgtacaaaaccgaaagtaaaagatgcaaaaacaaaacttaagaacaggaagcatagaaatagcgcacacaGATCTACCTAcaacttcttagacttgctttcaatgagaatgacagatctataactcacatttctatgtgaatttggtcgggtcacccaaaaagtgacatattgcagctttaaacaaTCCATGTAtatcagggctgcccaaccctcttcctggagatctagtgacctgtaggttttcagtccaaccctaatttaacatatctgattcagctagttaaggtcttgttgagcagctaataagtagaatcaggtgtgttaaattagggttggactgaaaactcacaggatggtagatctcaaGGAAGAGAGTTGGGCAGCCCTGGTataccatggttgacagaggaagaacaatgattacaagcaccaccctccttttgaagcttccagtctgttattcgaactcaatcagcatgacagagtgatctccagccttgtcctcgtcaacactcacacctgtgttaacgagacaatcactgacatgatgtcagctggtccttttgtgacagggctgaaatgcagtggaaatgtttttttggggattcggttcatttgcatggcgaagagggactttgcaatttatctgatcactcttcataacattctggagtatgttgcaaattgccatcatacaaactgaggcagcagactttgaaaattaatatttgtgtcattctcaacttttggccacgactgtagatatAAATATATTGATAAGCGATgaccgagcagcataggcaagatgcaaagatggtatagaatacagtatatacatatgagatgagtaatgcaagatatgtgaacattattaaagtggcattattaacgTGATTAGTGATCCATGAAAAGGTAGAGATCTGTTTTTTGCATGGGCTTCATCTCAATCCAGCGCGTCCACTGACGTCAGCCTTCCACACCtgcggtggaaagtggcagagctatAGTGCTGTTTATCCGACcaggagacatcctgaaaatcagtcttctcacaaaaacatctgtagcatgcaaactgtttggcctacaaactaatatgactgTGTATAAAGATGAGGCTCTCACGTTCTCCGCCTTGTTCTACGACCCCCACGGGACTCGTATGAAGGTAACTTGGAACCggtttaattttttttgttatgGAAGTAGTTTTgtcctcccccccccaaaaaaggggttaaatatgtaaaaaaataaaaataattatatataataattcctgagctttcttatatctcctagatataggacagacacttcaaaaccttagtcaaaaaataaatcataaggaatgTTTTGCCGTTTACGAATATGTTATTCACTTAGTTTTTatggctatagtagtaaaggccaaattcaatattttattaaGTACTTTTTTtgatacctacaggggtcctaaaattcataatcgaatagctaaatgatccatggtatgatcatcttaaaacaattccttatgttagcttagtagaacccctctTCGCCTCATAGGCTTAGACTTTTAGGGGCTAAACttgtaatcatggtcgaattaccaaccgtggggcccccattgattttgttagtggctctcactcagatatcatataaaAACTgctaacatttctctccaccctatggcataatgtgcagaattgcaggaaattaactgtaAAATTGCTaatttctctccgccccatggcaaaattagtaAAATGGCTGGAAATGAGTTTCAACATTGCAAAATCTTCTCTCtgcccaatggcaaaatgtgtagattttccgcaaacttgctttaaaactgctaaaaatGTTCTGcggcccatggcaaaatgtgtagaattgcaggaaattaactcttAAGATAGGGCCCCCAAAAGTCTAGGACCGGCTCTGACTACATATGTTGGTATGCAGACCAGTGAGCCACTGCGGCCCCCCATgatccgattttttttttttttttttttttgtggcccccacccccatctaagttgcccatccctgacatacataatttacacacacacacacatagcatatgttttactgtccttgtggggAACTAACATTTTATTTCCATTCAAAGTCCTATTTCCCCTCCAATCTTAGCCTAACCCTGAGCCTAGCCCCCGAGCTTAAAATAGCCTTCGTCCTTATGAGGATGTGGGAAATGTCCACATGGAGatcattttccttgttttactatccttgtggggacttttagGGATTTCCGGTACCCACGAGGATACTAATACAAGCACGCACGCATGCTCAGCGAGACCCAGCTCAGAGAGACCCAGCTCAGAGAGAATGGATAATGAATGTTTTTATGCAACCAATGTTAGTGCATCGAACCGAATCGCATCGATTTGTTCTCAAGTCAAACAGAATTGCACTGAATCGTTTCAAACTAAAACGTATGGTTCCTGTATAAATGGGAGCCCATCTATCTAGATAGATGTGTATCGAATTGTCTTGAAAGGGAAAGGTATCAATATATTGTCACAAATGACTGCACAGTCCTATTAGTGTACACTAGGAATTCTATTTTATGAAGCTGTCTTGGTGGCAGGAGTCCTTCGACGCCCGAACTGAGCACTGATGAGCTTCCTGATGACATCACCAATGACATGGCAGACATTCCAAATGACCTTGAGCTTAACCAGGAAGACTTCTCGGACGTGTTACCCAGGCTCCCCGACGACCTGCAGGACTTTGACTTGTTTGAAGGTACACTTCATTTGCTTATTGTCATGGATTTCACTGCTCAAGGTCCTATTCATGAATgttagtttatacttttagattTGACCTACTATATAACCTCAGTTAGATTAAGACTTTCGGGTTTGTCACTTGAATAACTGAAGTCTCAACTATTTACTCCCATTTCTTCTGGATATCTTGAGAAAGGGAGATTTTGGTAGATTCCTAGAGTGTGGGTAAGAAAGTTGTGTATATCCTCAGGTAAAAATGGGGAGCTGCTACCCACCACGGAGGAGGCTGAGGAGCTGGTGCGAGCACTGCAGGCTGGGCTGATGGGCTCCTACCCAGACTCCCTGGTGTGCCTGACCTCCATGGCGGAGCTGGCGCAGGCAGACGGAGTGGACCATCGGGTCATGGCAGCAGTGTTTCCTGGGCCAGGGGTCCAGCCGGGTGGGATTGGAGACCTGCTCAACGGCCGCATCCCCCCAGAGAACTTCTCCAGCCTGGAGCTGGAGGATAACCTGCTGCACTCTGCTGGGGGCCACTTCTCTTCTGCGGTGTCACCTCAGCAGCCCCCTGCCCAGGGCCAGCCCCCCCCCCCGGGGCCTAGCCTCACCACCCCCACAGTTGCACAGAGCCCCCTGTCAGAGCGAACGTTCCCCCGGACACACCAGCCCAACATCCTGGCCAAGCCTGAGGCGCCCACCTCGTCTCCACAGGGCAGCCATTACAGCAGCGAGCATGTGCCATCCCCCTACAGTGATCACATGTCCTCCCCCCATGCCACCTCCTTCCAGACAGAGACTCCTCTCCTTCTGGAGGTCCCTCTGAGCGGGGTACCAGGTCCCCCGCAGTCCTCCTGGAACATCCTCCACCTGCCCCTCACTGACCCCACACAGTTTGGCAACCTCATCAGACCTGAGGGCCACCTCATATCCACCTCTCTTTCCACTCCCCCTTCCTCCACCTCCCACTCTGTGACCCTGCAGCCCATGGCTGCCCTCTCAGCGATCCCCCAGAGTGGCCTGACGGGCTTGACTGCTCCCCCTGACCCCTCACCACGCGACCTCCTGACCTCCACCCAGTCCAAGCAGCAGCTCCCTCAGTTCAGCGCTGCCTTCGGCCACCAGCTGGCCTCCCACAGTGGCATCCCCAAGGACGTGCAGCCCAGTCACAGCTCCACGGCGCCCCCCACTGGCTTCTCCATAGCTAGTGCCACCGCTGCAAGTGCCAACAGTGCAACACCCCCCTTTCCACACAGTGACTAAGAGCAAGCCGGTCAAACCATGGACTCTAGACACTCATTCACCCACAGTCGATGCATTTTCCATCTACTTCAAGTGTGAAATGTGGTAACGGTGCACTATACTATCTGAATTTCCACAACCTCAGATATTCCATAACTGTAATGATTTGGTGATGTTATAGCCATTTGAAAGGGTATGCAAGAGTCCAGTGGTTTGATGTGAACGCCGCTCGAGGGTTTCACCAGCAGGGGGAGATGTTGGGCAGCGTTTGTGTGGAGGGAGGTCGCTCAGTAGAAACATGGACAGACGTGGAGGAACATTGGAGGAAGTACCTTAGGAGCGATTATTCCTATCATAGTGACCGCAACAGTGCTAGAGAATTCTGTGACAAAGCCTCAATCAGtggtctgttttttttttctgtCGTCAGTTTAGTCCTGTCTAACTATAACCTGCCTTGCTATGATCGTTGCATCGCCTCATCTGTTCCTCATTCCATTCACCTTTTGAAAGAGATTCTAGGGTAGATCCTTTGTAGGCATCTATGTGTGTGACCCATTATGAAGCAACAGAGGAAATTGCTCTGTGGAATATCATGAAGTAGACTCCTCTCCTCCCACGACTTAACAGACACAGAATTTGGCCGAACCACTTTTAAACagctttttttttatattgtgtatatatttgGTATTTTATCGGTTTACTCAAATGTAAAAGGTCTTTTGACCTCAACATTGTTTGGGGAACTCCTTACGGGTGGCCTATTAGACATTTGAAGGTAAATCTTGTTACGTTAAGCAATAAACACATTGCCATACTCGGTCACAGTcgtgtgtaatgtattgtattagtCTTCACTTTATGTATCTTCATTATGTAATCCATACCAATGTGGACCAGAAATATTTTGGGGCCTGTATAACTCTGTCATAAACAGTTTGTTCTAAATCAAGGCTAAACTGTTTGAGTAGAGATATAGACTGTAACAGAACACTGAACAGGAGCCAGCTTGCCAAGAGCATCTTAAGGCTATAAGTTCATTGTTAGGATCCTAtagttctaacgatgaactt includes these proteins:
- the LOC115160799 gene encoding INO80 complex subunit D codes for the protein MYEGKHIHFSEVDNKPLCSYSPKLCKQRRLNGYAFCIRHVLEDKTAPFKQCEYVAKYNSQQCTNPIPKSEDRRYCNSHLQVLGFIPKKERKKKHDTLEEMRSRPHLESVALNITVPSLALKASNGLDELPPSPPCTRFLPLPDGEILDPFAFYEDDTNGEECAAQKGFAVRKKLHSRLVLSQKLQLHHHDTDFLQPPLEHFSPSPLPIVHPSSPLHPHLPRKQQTGLLQPPQHSTMPSFVLPGQQQGFLCKPAPPQTPAFLPVGLPPNTAPSQVQSSGPPLSRKALFTATPLPSSSWESTQRHMVAMRPAAFSPPPACLARLQHLVQLCAQRHQEHGDLFPHLGLDWSEDSAEDDDVEAERVPPYHNAWRLQEGHTQDVSDEDAGSSRRTRLARLCSYLQDKYKHLCRQERATMRQKRYRYAFRKALLHAASKDPDCAGQLIQELRKVSQTPSSALGQQETEAGICTGSTKGRACSSQALPFTRHCFQHVLLNRSQQLFSSCTAKFADGQQCSIPVFDITHQTPLCEEHAKKMDNFLRGDGNRRVQHQQQRKPRKKSKPPALTKKHKKKRRRGPWRPQKPIPPALPQGNLGMPSSSSLTMPTQAGIRSPSTPELSTDELPDDITNDMADIPNDLELNQEDFSDVLPRLPDDLQDFDLFEGKNGELLPTTEEAEELVRALQAGLMGSYPDSLVCLTSMAELAQADGVDHRVMAAVFPGPGVQPGGIGDLLNGRIPPENFSSLELEDNLLHSAGGHFSSAVSPQQPPAQGQPPPPGPSLTTPTVAQSPLSERTFPRTHQPNILAKPEAPTSSPQGSHYSSEHVPSPYSDHMSSPHATSFQTETPLLLEVPLSGVPGPPQSSWNILHLPLTDPTQFGNLIRPEGHLISTSLSTPPSSTSHSVTLQPMAALSAIPQSGLTGLTAPPDPSPRDLLTSTQSKQQLPQFSAAFGHQLASHSGIPKDVQPSHSSTAPPTGFSIASATAASANSATPPFPHSD